A stretch of the Musa acuminata AAA Group cultivar baxijiao chromosome BXJ2-7, Cavendish_Baxijiao_AAA, whole genome shotgun sequence genome encodes the following:
- the LOC135585283 gene encoding hypersensitive-induced response protein-like protein 1, with the protein MGQALCCVKVDQSSVAIKESFGKFEDVLLPGCHCMPWFLGKKVSGRLSLRLQQLDVKCETKTKDNVFVNVVASVQYHALAEKASDAFYKLSNTRSQIQAYVFDVIRASVPKLNLDDAFEQKNDIAKAVENELEKAMSAYGYEIVQTLIVDIEPDVHVKRAMNEINAAARLRVAASEKAEAEKIIQIKRAEGEAEAKYLSGLGIARQRQAIVDGLRDSVLGFSVNVPGTTAKDVMDMVLITQYFDTMKEIGAQSKSSAVFIPHGPGSVRDVADQIRDGLLQASTHN; encoded by the exons ATGGGTCAAGCACTTTGTTGTGTGAAAGTAGATCAATCTTCTGTCGCAATTAAGGAATCATTCGGAAAGTTTGAGGATGTTCTTCTGCCAGGATGCCATTGTATGCCTTGGTTCCTTGGGAAAAAAGTTTCTGGGCGGCTCTCACTAAGGTTGCAACAGCTGGATGTTAAATGTGAAACAAAAACAAAG GATAATGTTTTTGTGAATGTTGTCGCATCTGTACAGTACCATGCTCTGGCTGAGAAAGCAAGTGATGCATTTTACAAGCTGAGCAACACAAGATCTCAAATACAAGCCTATGTGTTTGACG TAATCAGAGCGAGCGTCCCAAAACTGAACCTGGATGATGCTTTTGAGCAGAAGAATGACATTGCAAAGGCAGTGGAAAACGAACTTGAGAAGGCTATGTCAGCTTATGGTTATGAAATCGTGCAGACACTCATTGTTGATATTGAACCAGACGTACATGTCAAACGAGCAATGAATGAAATCAATGCAG CTGCAAGGTTAAGGGTGGCAGCGAGTGAGAAGGCTGAGGCTGAGAAGATCATCCAAATCAAGCGAGCAGAGGGCGAGGCAGAAGCCAAGTATCTGTCAGGTCTAGGTATTGCCCGTCAACGCCAAGCCATCGTAGACGGCCTGAGGGACAGTGTGCTCGGCTTCTCGGTCAACGTACCAGGCACCACAGCAAAGGATGTGATGGACATGGTCCTAATCACACAATACTTCGACACCATGAAGGAGATCGGTGCACAGTCCAAATCTTCGGCTGTTTTCATACCTCATGGGCCTGGCTCTGTCCGTGATGTTGCAGACCAGATCCGTGATGGACTGCTTCAAGCATCCACTCACAACTGA